Genomic DNA from Nonomuraea rubra:
CGCACCCCCGGCGGCCTCGCCTCAGGCCGCGACGCCGTCATCGCCCAGGCCTCCCGCAACCACTCCACCGCCGAACGGGTCCAGCACTTCGTCCACAACCCGCTGGTGGAGGTGGACGGCGACCACGCCACCGTACGAGCGGACGTGATCGTGACCTTCACCCCCGGCGACACCCCGGAAGGCCGCCCCGCCCCCGAGCCCCGCTACACGCTCAGCGAGCGCTTCCACTACGAGGCCACCCGCTTCCCCGCCGGCTGGCGCCTGTCACGCGTCGACGGCACCCCGGTGTGGGCGCGCGGCACGAACCCCCTGGCCGCTCAGGCGTAACGCTCGGTGTACTCCTCGACCGTCATCCCGAAGAGCACCTCGTCGTCGTAACGGCCGTTGGCGTAGCGGCTCCTGCGCCGGCGGCCCTCCTCCACGAACCCCAGCCGCCGGTGCAGCGCCAGGGACGCCTCGTTGGAGCTGTAGACCCACGCCTCGGCCTTCTGGAAGCGGCGCTCGTAGAACATGTACCGCAGCACCAGGACGATCGCCTCGCTGGCGTACCCCTTGCGGTGGTGCGGGGTGCCGACGGCGATCCCGTAGGAGAAGGTGCCGTGCAGCCGATCCACGGTGTGCGTGTTGATCGACCCCACCGGCGCGTCGTCCTGCTTCGTGACGATGACCAGGGAGAACTCGTCGAGATCCCACTCCTTCTCGGCGTCCTCGGTCGTCTCCTTCTTCGCCCGCGCCACCGACCTCGGCGGCTCCAGCCGCCAGCCGTTCCTGACGGCTTCGGAATCCTCGTCGAAGGCGTGGAACGCCTCCCAGTCCTCGGGCTCCCTGCCACGCAGGCGGACGCGCTCCCCCACCCAGACGGACGATGCCATGACAGGAAGCCAAGCAGACCGGCCACCGGTTCCGCGAACGAATTTCGCCGCCGCCGGCCAGCACCGGATGGACCCTGACCCGGTACTCGTCGATCAGCCCCGCCGCGGCCACCTCGGCGGGCAGACCGGGCCGCCGATCGCGATGTCGCAACCGCTCGATCCTTGATCAGGGTCGACGGGATCCGCACCATCGTGGTCCCGCCCGGACCGTTGAGGCCGCCGGCCGAGCAGAGGCAAGCATTGCCTGCGCTATCGCATCCCATCACTCGCGGTCGGGCAGGCATTCGTGGTGATGCGGTCCGACCGGCCCGCATCGTGACTGGTCGGGAGAATCCGGGAGGCCGACGATGGGCGACGAAACACGGGACGACCGCGAAACGCCGAGCGTGCGCCGCCGGGAGATGCTCGGCCTGCCCGTCGCCCTGGCCTGCGGCTCAGCGATGCTGGCCGGCTGCGGCACCACCCGGCAGGCCAGCAGCGCCGCGACGCCCACCCCCTCCCCGGAGCAGGCCGACGAGGTGCCGGTCACGCCACCCGAGGACCTCATGCGCGAGCACGGGGTGCTCAAGCGCGTCCTGCTGATCTACCGGGAGGGGATCCGCCGGATCAACGCCGGCGAGCAGGTGCCCGTCCAGCCCCTGCACGCCGGGGCCGGCATCATCCGCACCTTCATCGAGCAGTACCACGAGCAGCTCGAAGAGCGGTATGTCTTCCCGCGCCTGGTCAAGGCCGGCAAGCTGACCGACATCGTCCCCGTCCTGGTCCGCCAGCACCAGCGCGGACGCGTGCTGACCGGCCGCATCCTGGACGCCACCGCCGAACCCACCCCGCCGCGGGCCCGTAGCGGCCTGGTCGCCGACATGGCCGCCTTCATCCGCATGTACGAGCCGCACGAGGCCCGCGAGGACACCGTGGTCTTCCCCGCCATGCGGGAGGTCATCCCGCCCAAGGAGTTCACCGAGATGGCCGAGACCTTCGAGGACGAGGAGCACCGCCGGTTCGGCGCGGCAGGCTTCACCGGCGTCGTCGGGCAGGTGGCCGACATCGAGAAGGCGCTCGGCATCTACGACCTGAACCAGTTCACGCCACGCGTGTGACGCTCCCCCGCGGCCCGCCCGCGACGGCTACTCAACGCCTGGCGTCGCGGATCGCGGCCTCGATCCTGATCAGGGCGCCTATCGCGGCGAGGGCCAGGAAGAACATCACCCACAGCGGATCCCGATCGCTGTTCAGCTGGATCACCGCAAGGAGCAGTCCTGCGACGACGCCCACGGTCCCCACGTTCCGGAGCGTCGAACGGCCGGTGTAGAAGTCGAGCAGGTTCAAGCGCGGTGCGGGCTCTGACGTGTCGTCGGCTTTCGTCATGCCGGGGAGCATCGCATGCCCCCCGTGTGGTGAGGAAGACCTCTCCGTCCGAACGTTCCTGCCCGTGGACGAACAGGGCCTCCCCAGCATCCCGGCCTTCTCCTCTCCGGCGATCACATCTCATGGCCTCGCGATCGGCTCTGCCTCCACAGGCGTCTCGACGATGAGGGATGCGCGGGCGAAGCCTGCGCATCGATGGGGCGCCTGAGCGAAGCGAAGACCTACAGGGGTCGGGGCTTGCCCCGACTGGGAGAAGCGGCTGAGCCCCCGAGCGCGAAGCGCTGCTTGCGATGACCTTGCGTGCCGCAGGCGCGCACCAAGAAACAGCCCGAGCGTAGCGAGGACCGCTCGGGGCGGGCGGCGACGGGCAACCATCCCGACGGGCGACGGGCGGGTGCGCTTAGGTGGTGAAGGTCCAGGGCAGGTGGGCGAGGGCGGCGTCGGCGTAGTGGCGGGGGCCGGTGCTCAGGCCGTACGCCAGGTCCTCGATCAACGCGCACCGGGCGTAGAAGCGGATCCTGGCACGGTCCTCGCTCGTGACCGGGAACTCGTAGTGGGCCAGGGTCAGGTCGAGGAGGTCGGGGCCGAGGTCGCGATAGATGAGGGCGAAGTCGTGGGCGGGGTCGGTGATCGCGGCGTCCGTCCAGTCGATGATGCCGGTGATCGTGCCGGTGTCCGCGTCCACGAGGACGTGTTCCGCGCCGAGGTCGTTGTGGCAGAAGCGGAGGGACTGCGGCTCGGCGGGCGGGGGTTCGCGGAGGAAGCGTTCGACGAGCGGGCGCTGGGGTTCGGGGACGTGGCGTTCGATGTCCCGGTAGTCGAGTTCGGCGTCCCGGAGGAGCGTGGGTGCCGGGTAGACGTCCAGGGGGGCGAGGTCGCGCATGGTGGCGGGGATGGCGCCGTGGATGGCGCTGAGGAAGGCGCCGAGTGGTTCCGCGAGGCGGGAGGGGTCCAGGTCGGCGCTGTGGTGCTGGTTGAGCGGGGTGCCGGGGAGTTTGCGGTACGCGATCGTGCCGGTCTCGTCGTCGGCGAAGACCACTTCGGGGACGGGGAGCGGGGACAGTTCCCTGACGGCCGCCAGGCGGGCGACCTCCTGCCGGTTGGCCTGGGGGTCCGCCACCCTGCTCCGCCGTACGAGCAGCTCGTCGTTGACCTCGTACACGAAGTTGTCGAGGCCGTGGCCGAGCCGGTTGACGGAGCGTACCCGGTAGTCGGGCAGGTGGCGGGCCAGCAACGCGCGGATGTCGCCAGTCACACTCCGCACCCTAAGCCGGAGATGTCCGGCATGCGAGCTATTTCAGGGCACCGGCGGTGAGGCCTGACTGGATCTGGCGCTGGAAGACGGTGTAGACGACCAGCATCGGGAGGATGGCCAGGGTCAGGGCGGCGAACAGGGCCGCCCAGTCGGCGTCGTAGCCGGCCGCGGTGGAGATGTCGGCGATGCCCTGGGTGAGCACCCATTTCTCGCGGTCCTGCAGCAGGATCAGCGGCTTCTGGTACTGGTTCCACTGCCCCAGGATGTTGAAGATGGTGATGCTGATGATGCCCGGCTTGGCCATCGGCAACATGATCTGGAAGAACACCCGGGTGTGCGAGGCCCCGTCGACCATCGCCGCCTCCGCGACCCCCGTCGGCAGCGTACGGAAGAAGGCCGACAGGAAGAAGATCGTGAACGGCATCGAGTACGCGATGTAGACCAGGATCGTCCCCGCGTACGTGTTCAGCCCGATGAACGGCCCGATCACCGGCACCGAGCCCATGTTCTGCACCACGAAGAACAGCGGGCTCAGCGCCAGGAAGAACGGGAAGGCCATGCCCGCGACGAACAGCATGTAGATCACGCGGTTGCCCCGGAAGGGGTAACGCGCCAGCACGTACGCCGCCATCGAGCCGATCAGCATCGTGCCGAACGTGCTGAACGACACGATGATGACGCTGTTGAGCATGTACTGGCCGATGCGCGCCTGTTCCCAGGCCCTGGCGAAGTTGTCCCAGTGCAGCGTGGACGGCAGCGACCACGCGGCGCCGAAGATCTCGTCCTCGCTCTTGACCGAGGCCAGGAAGGTCCAGACGATCGGCACCATCACCAGGAGGGTCCAGATCACCAGCGTGACGTGCGTCAGCACACCCAGCGGACCGAGGCGCCGCTTCCGCTCGTCGCGGGCGGCGCTCCTCGATGGCGCCCCTGCGGACGTCACTGGGGTCATCGTTGCCATCTCTCAGTACTCGATTCGTTCGCGCCGCGACAGGCGCAGCGAAAGGATCGCGAAGCCCACCGTGAAGAGGAACATCACCACGCCGAGGGCGGAGGCGTATCCGAAGCGGAAGTACCCGAAGGCGTTCCGGTAGATCTCGGCCGCCATGACCGTGGTCGACCAGTCGGGGCCGCCCTGCTGGAGGGTCATCACCCAGACGATCGCGAAGGCGTCCATGGCCAGGATGCCCAGGTAGACCCAGGCGACCTGCACGGTGTCCCACAACAGCGGGAGCGTGATGCGGAAGAACAGGGTGAACCGGTTGGCCCCGTCGATCTGCGCGGCCTCGAACACGTCCCGCGGGATGCCCGCCAGGCCGGCCGAGAAGAGCACGACGTAGAAGCCGACGGCCTGCCAGACGAGGACGCCGAGCACCGACCAGAACGCGATGCCCGAGTTCGACAGGAAGCCGACCGGTTCGATGCCCAGCGCCATCAGCGGCCCGTTCAGCATGCCGCTGCCGTCCGGCCGGAACACCTGCTGGAACAGGACCGCCACGATCGTGACCGCCAGGACCTGCGGGAAGAAGAAGACCACCCGGTAGAAGGTGGACCCGCGGATGCCCGACACGCCCTTGCTGCCGCCCAGGTTCAGGAGATAGGCGAAGAACAGGGCGATGACGATGGTGATCGCCGGCAGCAGGATCAGGAGGCCGAGGTTGTGCGTGACGGCCTTCCAGAAGACGCTGTCCCCGAGCACCCGCTGGAAGTTCTCCAGGCCGATGAAGTTGGGCGTCGCGGTCACGCCGCGCCAGTCCGTCATCGCCATGTAGAAGGCCTGGATGTTCGGCGAGATGACGTAGATGGCGTAGAGAATCACCGGGGCTGCCAGGAACGAGGCGATGAACAGCCCACGGCGATATCTGTTGAAGAGCATCAGCGCTTGTACTTCTTGATCGAGGAGTCGTTCTTGATCTCGTCGGCCTTCTTCTGCATGCGCTCGAGGTAGGCGTCAGGGGTCAGGCCGCCGGTCATGAGCTCGCCGGTGGCGGCCTTGGCCTCGTCGTTGAGGGGGCCGTACCAGCCGAAGGCGCGGTAGTAGACGGTGTTGGCGCCCGCCGCCGCGACCGCCGAGGAGGCGCTGGTCACGCCGGACGAGATCGTCAGGCCCTCGCTGGCGCCCTTGACCACGGTGACCGTCTTGACCAGCTTGCTGAACTCGCCGGCCGCCTTCTTGGAGAGCATGGCCCGCAGGTACTCCATGCCCGCCTGCGGGTGGGCGCTCTTGGCGGAGACCATGAACTCCTCTCCCGGCGCGGTGTGCAGCGTGGTGTACGGCAGCGCGTCGGAGCCCGTGATGTCCGGGATGGGGAACATCGCGTAGTCGAAGCCCTCGGGGGTGGTGGACTTCTGCTCGTTCTCCAGCCAGGACCCGCAGGGCAGCATGGCGACCTGGTACTTGTTCTGCGCGGTCTGCGTCTGCACGTGGTCGAGGCCGGCGGTGCCCTGGAGGAGGTACTTGGCGCCGATCTCGGCCATGTTCTCGGCCGCGGTCTTCACGGCCTCCTGCTTCCAGGCGCCGTCCTCGAGGTTGTCGATGTTGACGAGCACCTCCTTGCCGCCGATCTTCGCGGCCATGGTGAGCAGCGGCTCGTAGGCGTACTGCGGGTGCTTGCCGGCGTAGGTGAAGGGCGCCATCTTGCCGGACTTCTTGATGGTCTCGCAGAGGGCGAGGAACGCGTCCCAGGTCTTGGGGATCTCCCAGCCGTTGTCCTTGAAGACCTTCTGCGAGTACCAGATGCCGTAGATGTAGTTGACGTAGCCCACGACGCTGAACTTGCCGTCGTAGGTGCCGATCTCGATGACGGACGGGTCGATGGTGTCGCGCACCTTGACGTTGGGGTCGTCCCAGGAGGGCGCGTCAAGCAGGGGGCTCAGGTCGGCGAGCTGCCCGTCCTGAGCCAGGGCGCCGAAGTCCATCTTGTTGGCGCCGGAGTTGTCGATGACCTCGGGCGGGTTGCCGCCGGCGAAGCGCGGCTGGAGGACCTTCGTGATCTCCTTGGTCGAGTTGTGCTTGACCTCGATGCCGGCGTACTTGCTCTTGAACAGCGGCTGGTGGATGTCGGTGGCGTACTGCTGGCCGAAGCCGCCGTCGAAGATCCACACCTCCAGCGGCTTCTTGGCGTCCACGCCGAACGGGTTGGCGGCGCTGGTCGCGACGGGGGCCGCCGAGCTCGACGCCGCGGGCGGGGCCGCCGGCGTGGCGCAGGCGGCCAGCGCGCCCGCGACGGGCACGAGTGCCGCGCCGCGGAGGAGTTCGCGCCTGCTGATATGGGGGGTGTGAGCCATGGTGACTACTCCTGACCTTTCATTTTCCGCGTCTGATGCGCCCTGCGTAGCGGCTCTCCAGGGCCTTGTTGTGTTCGTCGCCGCCGGTCACGTTGACCGACAGGTAGATGGGAGGCGTCTCGCCGAGCGCGACGAGCGCGTCCACCGCCTCGGTGACCACCAGTTGCGCCAGCAGCGCCGAGGTGATCGTGGAAACCGCACCGTAGCTGCCGCCGCCGGGCAGGTCGAGGATGGCGTCCCCGTACGGCGCGCCGTTGTCGAGCACGACGTCCGCCAGGTCGAGCAGCTTGCCGCCCGACGGGTGGCGGGAGGTCATGCGGGTGCTGTGCTGGACCGAGGTGATCGCGATCAGCGGGTGG
This window encodes:
- a CDS encoding carbohydrate ABC transporter permease, with translation MTPVTSAGAPSRSAARDERKRRLGPLGVLTHVTLVIWTLLVMVPIVWTFLASVKSEDEIFGAAWSLPSTLHWDNFARAWEQARIGQYMLNSVIIVSFSTFGTMLIGSMAAYVLARYPFRGNRVIYMLFVAGMAFPFFLALSPLFFVVQNMGSVPVIGPFIGLNTYAGTILVYIAYSMPFTIFFLSAFFRTLPTGVAEAAMVDGASHTRVFFQIMLPMAKPGIISITIFNILGQWNQYQKPLILLQDREKWVLTQGIADISTAAGYDADWAALFAALTLAILPMLVVYTVFQRQIQSGLTAGALK
- a CDS encoding GNAT family N-acetyltransferase, with product MASSVWVGERVRLRGREPEDWEAFHAFDEDSEAVRNGWRLEPPRSVARAKKETTEDAEKEWDLDEFSLVIVTKQDDAPVGSINTHTVDRLHGTFSYGIAVGTPHHRKGYASEAIVLVLRYMFYERRFQKAEAWVYSSNEASLALHRRLGFVEEGRRRRSRYANGRYDDEVLFGMTVEEYTERYA
- a CDS encoding nuclear transport factor 2 family protein: MPATVETDRTDVTQLIYRLYACMDEGRFADLTTVFSPAISVRTPGGLASGRDAVIAQASRNHSTAERVQHFVHNPLVEVDGDHATVRADVIVTFTPGDTPEGRPAPEPRYTLSERFHYEATRFPAGWRLSRVDGTPVWARGTNPLAAQA
- a CDS encoding phosphotransferase family protein, with translation MTGDIRALLARHLPDYRVRSVNRLGHGLDNFVYEVNDELLVRRSRVADPQANRQEVARLAAVRELSPLPVPEVVFADDETGTIAYRKLPGTPLNQHHSADLDPSRLAEPLGAFLSAIHGAIPATMRDLAPLDVYPAPTLLRDAELDYRDIERHVPEPQRPLVERFLREPPPAEPQSLRFCHNDLGAEHVLVDADTGTITGIIDWTDAAITDPAHDFALIYRDLGPDLLDLTLAHYEFPVTSEDRARIRFYARCALIEDLAYGLSTGPRHYADAALAHLPWTFTT
- the ngcE gene encoding N-acetylglucosamine/diacetylchitobiose ABC transporter substrate-binding protein, which codes for MAHTPHISRRELLRGAALVPVAGALAACATPAAPPAASSSAAPVATSAANPFGVDAKKPLEVWIFDGGFGQQYATDIHQPLFKSKYAGIEVKHNSTKEITKVLQPRFAGGNPPEVIDNSGANKMDFGALAQDGQLADLSPLLDAPSWDDPNVKVRDTIDPSVIEIGTYDGKFSVVGYVNYIYGIWYSQKVFKDNGWEIPKTWDAFLALCETIKKSGKMAPFTYAGKHPQYAYEPLLTMAAKIGGKEVLVNIDNLEDGAWKQEAVKTAAENMAEIGAKYLLQGTAGLDHVQTQTAQNKYQVAMLPCGSWLENEQKSTTPEGFDYAMFPIPDITGSDALPYTTLHTAPGEEFMVSAKSAHPQAGMEYLRAMLSKKAAGEFSKLVKTVTVVKGASEGLTISSGVTSASSAVAAAGANTVYYRAFGWYGPLNDEAKAATGELMTGGLTPDAYLERMQKKADEIKNDSSIKKYKR
- a CDS encoding hemerythrin domain-containing protein, with the translated sequence MGDETRDDRETPSVRRREMLGLPVALACGSAMLAGCGTTRQASSAATPTPSPEQADEVPVTPPEDLMREHGVLKRVLLIYREGIRRINAGEQVPVQPLHAGAGIIRTFIEQYHEQLEERYVFPRLVKAGKLTDIVPVLVRQHQRGRVLTGRILDATAEPTPPRARSGLVADMAAFIRMYEPHEAREDTVVFPAMREVIPPKEFTEMAETFEDEEHRRFGAAGFTGVVGQVADIEKALGIYDLNQFTPRV
- a CDS encoding carbohydrate ABC transporter permease, with amino-acid sequence MLFNRYRRGLFIASFLAAPVILYAIYVISPNIQAFYMAMTDWRGVTATPNFIGLENFQRVLGDSVFWKAVTHNLGLLILLPAITIVIALFFAYLLNLGGSKGVSGIRGSTFYRVVFFFPQVLAVTIVAVLFQQVFRPDGSGMLNGPLMALGIEPVGFLSNSGIAFWSVLGVLVWQAVGFYVVLFSAGLAGIPRDVFEAAQIDGANRFTLFFRITLPLLWDTVQVAWVYLGILAMDAFAIVWVMTLQQGGPDWSTTVMAAEIYRNAFGYFRFGYASALGVVMFLFTVGFAILSLRLSRRERIEY